A stretch of the Psychroserpens sp. Hel_I_66 genome encodes the following:
- a CDS encoding glycosyltransferase family A protein, producing MSVSIITPHYNDFKGLKQIYKYLREQTYTAWDWVIVDDKSDSRAQIEIDNWYKNLEDVKVQLYLNTKKTNASVCRNLGAELAKSETLIFLDADDKITPKFLSHRDIKFLDFAVFKNTAVYDSEKGEIPLYDAKKNYLNYFLSAKFIWPITAILWDKNFFKSLGGFHPELPRLQDVELAIRALLKSSNYCIVDKPIDFYYCVNPIRERKNFVQPVCDAVYLFVSKLLQKKTLTKHQLSLVSGYYFLCLRYFERSGSKSHIALVRRNLILFYHKKHISFFTYLLGSITLKFYKINFLTGKQFIRISRVLFKPSTIH from the coding sequence ATGAGTGTAAGTATTATAACTCCGCACTACAATGACTTTAAGGGTTTAAAACAAATTTATAAGTATTTAAGGGAGCAAACATATACCGCTTGGGATTGGGTGATTGTCGATGATAAATCAGATAGTCGAGCACAAATAGAAATAGATAATTGGTATAAAAATCTTGAAGATGTCAAAGTCCAACTATATCTAAATACAAAAAAAACTAATGCATCAGTTTGTAGAAATTTAGGGGCAGAATTAGCAAAAAGTGAAACATTAATTTTTTTAGATGCTGATGATAAAATAACACCAAAATTTTTAAGTCATAGAGATATAAAATTTTTAGATTTTGCTGTCTTTAAAAATACAGCGGTTTATGATTCCGAAAAGGGAGAAATACCGTTGTACGACGCTAAAAAGAATTATCTAAATTATTTTTTGTCTGCTAAGTTTATTTGGCCAATAACAGCTATTTTATGGGATAAAAACTTCTTTAAATCTTTAGGTGGTTTTCATCCGGAATTACCACGTCTACAAGATGTAGAATTAGCCATTAGAGCCTTGCTAAAGAGTTCAAATTACTGTATTGTTGATAAACCAATTGATTTTTATTATTGTGTTAATCCAATTCGTGAAAGAAAAAACTTTGTCCAACCCGTGTGCGATGCAGTCTACTTATTTGTTTCAAAATTACTACAAAAAAAAACCTTAACTAAACATCAATTGTCTTTAGTGTCAGGATATTATTTTTTATGTCTCCGTTATTTTGAGAGGTCTGGAAGTAAATCGCATATAGCTTTAGTAAGACGAAATCTCATTTTATTTTATCATAAAAAGCATATTAGTTTTTTTACATATCTTCTTGGTTCTATTACCTTAAAATTTTATAAGATCAATTTTCTTACTGGAAAACAATTTATTAGAATTAGCAGGGTTCTGTTTAAACCGAGTACTATACACTAA
- a CDS encoding glycosyltransferase encodes MEFKSIAVIVQYFPTISETFIVNQINSLINAGYNVKLYSYNKVELKFVHNAINRYNLINAVTYFEKPPVSKIRRLGSFFKWTFMHFKHVKWKLYFKTLNIFKYGKDAFTLKLFFESQWFLVENDIDLIHAHFGMVGNRIAYLKTQQVILGSVKLITTFHGYDLIPSKLLDYKAGYRHLFAKANVFTVNTPYLKSILQQINSNNIPCYILPVGLDTDFFKREATKQNHTNFNLVFCGKLIPLKGPDLAISIVKKLQDLGYRDVRLHILGDGALRKDLECQIEDSNLQEVVYIHGKQTQVQIRAFFEKSDLFLLPGLYEKKTGRAETQGLVIQEAQAMELPVVVSDAGGMKYGLLPNESGFVIKENDINAFVEVIERLILDPKLCKDMGSIGRQFVKKNYDNQVLLKKMLEIYQSL; translated from the coding sequence ATGGAGTTTAAATCAATAGCGGTAATTGTACAATACTTTCCTACAATATCCGAAACTTTTATTGTAAACCAGATTAATAGTTTAATTAATGCTGGTTATAATGTAAAGTTGTATTCATATAATAAGGTCGAGTTAAAATTTGTACATAATGCGATAAATCGTTACAATTTAATTAATGCGGTAACTTATTTTGAAAAACCTCCTGTTTCAAAAATTAGACGTTTAGGTAGTTTTTTTAAATGGACGTTTATGCATTTTAAACATGTTAAATGGAAGTTGTATTTTAAAACTTTAAATATTTTTAAGTACGGTAAAGATGCATTTACGTTAAAGCTATTTTTCGAATCTCAATGGTTTTTAGTAGAAAACGATATCGATTTAATACACGCACATTTTGGTATGGTAGGTAATCGCATCGCCTATTTAAAAACACAGCAAGTTATTTTAGGTTCAGTAAAATTGATTACTACATTTCATGGTTATGATTTGATACCTAGTAAACTTCTCGATTATAAAGCTGGATACAGGCATTTGTTTGCAAAAGCAAATGTATTTACCGTAAATACACCTTACTTAAAAAGTATTCTACAACAAATTAATTCTAATAATATTCCTTGTTATATTTTGCCAGTTGGCTTAGATACAGACTTTTTTAAAAGAGAGGCAACAAAACAAAATCATACGAACTTCAACTTGGTGTTCTGCGGAAAATTAATACCATTGAAAGGACCTGACTTAGCTATTTCTATAGTGAAAAAACTACAAGACTTAGGCTATCGAGATGTTCGATTACATATTCTAGGAGATGGAGCTCTAAGAAAGGATTTAGAATGTCAAATAGAGGATTCGAATTTACAAGAAGTTGTTTACATTCATGGCAAACAAACACAAGTGCAAATAAGAGCGTTTTTCGAAAAAAGTGATTTATTTTTACTACCAGGTCTTTATGAAAAAAAAACCGGACGTGCCGAAACCCAAGGTTTGGTGATACAAGAAGCACAAGCTATGGAGTTGCCAGTTGTGGTATCTGATGCAGGAGGTATGAAATATGGCTTGTTGCCAAATGAAAGTGGTTTTGTTATTAAAGAAAATGATATAAATGCATTTGTTGAAGTAATAGAGCGACTTATTTTAGATCCTAAGCTATGCAAAGATATGGGATCAATCGGTCGACAATTCGTCAAAAAGAATTATGATAATCAAGTTTTATTAAAAAAAATGTTGGAAATTTATCAATCACTTTAA
- a CDS encoding FkbM family methyltransferase, which yields MINLFNIVSNYGIKGLKSYVKLKIGRIEFMALHDDNGIKIYIPGYKNPIYLRSDTSDFATFRQVFVAKEYDIDFDFEPNVIIDAGANVGLAAIYFANRFPNANIYSIEPEFTNIELLKKNVSPYEYVRFLPMALHHTSNLTLNIIDEGIGKWGFVTKAHDDIVDANNIVGSVNTICLNEIMDNNNIELIDILKVDIEGAEKFLFEKNYERWLPKTRCVIVELHDRWYPGCKESVFNAMNAYNFKHYEKGENVIFLNLNYAI from the coding sequence ATGATAAATTTATTTAACATAGTCTCAAATTATGGTATTAAAGGTTTAAAATCCTACGTAAAACTTAAAATTGGAAGAATTGAATTTATGGCTCTTCATGATGATAATGGTATTAAGATATATATCCCTGGTTATAAGAATCCAATTTACTTGAGGTCAGATACATCAGATTTTGCCACATTTAGACAAGTATTTGTTGCTAAAGAATATGATATAGACTTTGATTTTGAGCCTAATGTAATAATCGATGCAGGAGCAAATGTTGGTCTTGCTGCCATATATTTTGCAAATCGATTTCCAAACGCTAACATTTACTCTATTGAACCAGAATTTACAAACATCGAACTTCTTAAAAAGAATGTAAGTCCCTATGAATACGTGCGTTTTTTACCTATGGCCTTACACCATACTTCAAATCTTACTTTGAATATTATTGACGAAGGAATCGGTAAATGGGGATTTGTTACAAAAGCGCATGATGACATAGTGGATGCTAATAATATTGTTGGAAGTGTCAATACTATTTGTTTAAATGAAATAATGGATAATAATAATATTGAGCTCATCGATATTCTAAAAGTGGATATTGAAGGTGCAGAAAAGTTTTTATTTGAGAAAAATTATGAGCGTTGGTTGCCAAAAACGAGGTGTGTTATCGTTGAATTACATGACCGTTGGTATCCTGGTTGTAAAGAAAGCGTTTTTAATGCGATGAATGCCTATAATTTTAAACATTATGAAAAAGGTGAAAATGTAATTTTTTTAAACCTCAATTATGCTATTTAG
- a CDS encoding glycosyltransferase produces MIKGVSIVLCTYNGKSRLDTTLRHLVAQKIRIPCELIFVDNASDDGSKLYAEEWWLNFGVSSIDFRSFKQMTPGKSYAQDLGYAKATYEYILVCDDDNWLCETYIQTAFEIMESNDHIGALGGWCEAEFENKKPLWFDQYSKYYAVSKQGKRSGDITNKKGCLYGAGMVIRKSHWLELKLLGFEHLLSCRKGNSLSSGGDTEYSYALRLLGYSIWYDERLYFKHFMSQARLNFDYLSRLRLGMVDSNFILWPYLDFLRNKYQSRNEFLKVAVNMIPVLMFKKSIDLMVGNYEKRERAKHYFKVWKYRLLHYSLYKKNHETIKLWIAQR; encoded by the coding sequence ATGATTAAAGGGGTCTCCATAGTATTATGTACTTACAATGGTAAGTCTAGATTAGATACAACTTTGAGACATTTGGTTGCTCAAAAGATTAGGATACCTTGTGAACTAATCTTTGTAGATAATGCATCTGATGATGGTTCAAAGCTATACGCTGAAGAGTGGTGGCTTAATTTTGGAGTTTCATCGATTGATTTTCGTTCTTTTAAGCAAATGACACCAGGAAAATCCTATGCTCAAGATCTTGGTTACGCAAAGGCGACTTACGAGTATATATTAGTTTGTGATGACGATAATTGGTTATGCGAAACTTATATTCAAACAGCGTTCGAAATTATGGAGTCTAATGACCATATTGGAGCTTTAGGAGGTTGGTGTGAAGCAGAATTTGAAAATAAAAAGCCATTATGGTTTGATCAATATTCTAAATATTATGCTGTATCGAAGCAAGGAAAACGTAGTGGAGATATAACAAATAAGAAAGGTTGCTTATATGGCGCTGGGATGGTAATACGAAAGTCGCATTGGTTAGAATTGAAGTTACTTGGTTTTGAACATTTATTATCTTGTAGAAAAGGTAATTCATTAAGTTCTGGAGGTGATACAGAGTATAGTTATGCGTTGCGATTGTTGGGATATAGTATTTGGTATGACGAACGTTTATATTTTAAACATTTTATGTCACAGGCTAGATTAAACTTCGATTATTTATCTCGGTTACGACTTGGGATGGTAGACTCTAATTTTATATTATGGCCTTATCTGGATTTTCTTAGAAATAAATATCAATCACGAAATGAATTTTTAAAAGTTGCAGTGAACATGATTCCTGTCTTGATGTTTAAGAAAAGTATAGATTTAATGGTTGGGAATTACGAAAAGCGGGAACGCGCAAAGCACTACTTTAAAGTATGGAAATATCGCCTTCTTCATTACTCTTTATACAAGAAAAATCATGAGACCATAAAATTATGGATAGCACAGAGATAG
- a CDS encoding glycosyltransferase yields the protein MAGRVKGVSVIVCCYNSSLRLPKTLSFLASQSVDLDTQWEIIIVNNNSNDDTGLVARQLWEALHSPTLLSIVDEPIAGLSYAREKGISEAQYDLYLFCDDDNWLRADYIKNTIAIFNKNPEIGVLGGWSTAAFEAEKPEWFDKFKGNFAVGTPVNEPGVILDAQGFLYGAGMVIHESTFRLLKERGFKSILKDRKGKLLSSGGDVELVYAIKLLGIPVMFSELLFFNHYMPKERMQWDYLLRLRASMYWSNFVLNIYIDALNDKPLSSKWLIKKILKSFLYIYRQNKRLQKLSYRKQLMLENQIAIRRLFIKHIRFYYQTRLNLKKLIND from the coding sequence ATGGCTGGAAGAGTTAAAGGAGTAAGTGTTATAGTTTGTTGTTACAATAGTAGTTTGAGGCTTCCTAAAACCTTGTCTTTTTTAGCGTCTCAAAGTGTGGATTTAGATACGCAATGGGAGATAATAATTGTAAATAATAATTCTAATGATGATACTGGATTGGTTGCAAGACAATTGTGGGAGGCTTTGCATTCTCCTACTCTTTTGTCCATTGTAGATGAGCCAATTGCTGGACTATCTTATGCTAGGGAAAAAGGAATCTCTGAGGCTCAATATGATTTATACTTGTTTTGCGATGATGACAATTGGTTGCGTGCAGACTACATTAAAAATACAATCGCAATATTTAATAAAAATCCTGAGATTGGAGTTTTGGGAGGATGGAGTACTGCTGCTTTTGAGGCTGAAAAACCTGAATGGTTTGATAAATTTAAGGGTAATTTTGCGGTAGGTACACCTGTTAATGAGCCAGGTGTAATACTTGATGCTCAAGGGTTTTTATATGGAGCAGGTATGGTCATTCACGAAAGTACTTTTAGATTATTGAAAGAAAGAGGTTTTAAAAGTATTCTAAAAGACCGAAAGGGTAAGCTGCTATCCAGTGGAGGCGATGTTGAACTTGTCTACGCCATAAAGTTATTAGGTATTCCTGTTATGTTTAGCGAATTATTGTTTTTTAATCATTACATGCCCAAAGAACGAATGCAATGGGACTATTTATTGAGATTACGTGCTTCTATGTATTGGTCTAACTTTGTATTAAACATATATATTGACGCTTTGAATGATAAACCATTATCCTCGAAATGGTTGATCAAAAAAATATTGAAGTCCTTTTTATACATTTATAGACAAAATAAGCGACTACAAAAACTAAGCTACCGCAAACAATTAATGTTAGAAAATCAAATAGCTATAAGACGGTTATTTATTAAACATATTAGATTTTATTATCAAACACGTTTGAATTTAAAAAAACTTATAAATGATTAA
- a CDS encoding putative capsular polysaccharide synthesis family protein encodes MKHNLKRIYRFIKRQYFTKFGLDRDLYLVYTMSKVGSSTVYNSLKKKYPFKEIHHIHFLGDTWLDSFKTGHPTFNNNLKNASNLNKLLAKKRWNIKIISLTRDPIARDVSGIFQTWKHIFNVENITDVSAEMIIAHLKEIDFSYAQNWFETDFKEFTGFDIFEHEFNSSRGYEIYSCKKAELLIFQLEQLNSNFNLAMNRFIGKGEYKLHEENITASRASGELNTKVKQLLKLSHQQLENIYDSLYMSTFYNTSQIDKFKKRWLEELKE; translated from the coding sequence TTGAAACATAATTTAAAAAGAATTTATCGGTTTATAAAGCGCCAGTATTTTACAAAATTTGGATTAGATAGAGATTTATACTTGGTCTATACCATGAGTAAGGTTGGTTCATCCACAGTTTATAATTCCTTGAAAAAAAAATATCCTTTTAAAGAAATACATCACATTCATTTTTTAGGAGATACTTGGCTGGATTCATTTAAAACAGGGCATCCCACATTTAATAATAATCTGAAAAATGCTTCAAACTTAAATAAACTACTCGCAAAAAAGCGTTGGAATATTAAAATAATTAGTCTTACCAGAGATCCGATAGCTAGGGATGTTTCAGGTATTTTTCAAACATGGAAACATATTTTTAATGTTGAAAATATAACGGACGTTTCCGCAGAAATGATAATTGCGCATCTTAAAGAAATAGATTTTTCATATGCCCAAAATTGGTTTGAAACCGATTTTAAGGAATTTACAGGATTTGATATATTTGAACATGAATTTAATTCAAGTAGAGGTTATGAGATCTATTCCTGTAAAAAAGCAGAACTATTAATTTTTCAGCTAGAACAGTTAAATAGTAATTTTAATTTAGCTATGAATCGTTTTATTGGCAAGGGAGAGTATAAGCTCCACGAAGAAAATATAACAGCATCTAGGGCTTCAGGTGAATTAAATACTAAAGTAAAGCAATTACTAAAACTCTCACATCAACAATTGGAAAACATATATGATTCTCTATATATGTCTACTTTTTACAATACATCTCAAATTGATAAATTTAAGAAGCGATGGCTGGAAGAGTTAAAGGAGTAA
- a CDS encoding glycosyltransferase: MLKTLHIILLFGHPDQPYTKITLESLNVAGSKVSHEVLCSKVIESSQSIKTHVFNSKRDFFNFKVLYFIVRNIFFDKKYGSISGQTSLKAKLNFFLKWETLLNHNFDVVHVHHLHVVPDVVLEYLRNKHVKLVTSLRGKDLISDTVKDVNRLNFLQKIEFFDIVHVISDYMYELAIKKGIDKSKLKRIYRGYDFELLLHKNLATKKKSRDKHHIKAISVGRLVWAKGHFYTLDSIYRLKKKGVFVSLDIYGEGREREFLEYRIHQLGLDDLVLLKGHIDPIVLKEEYKDYDIAIQASIYEALSNGLLDLTFHNIPSVISRVGGMTEIIEDGVNGVTFNIKEPFGLDNAIIKALDLDFETLKAYNEKLREKFLIENELLSLNLLYTEL; encoded by the coding sequence ATGTTAAAAACTTTACATATCATATTACTTTTTGGTCATCCAGACCAGCCCTATACCAAAATCACATTGGAGAGCTTAAACGTGGCTGGGTCAAAAGTTAGTCATGAAGTGTTATGTAGTAAAGTAATTGAGTCTTCTCAATCCATAAAAACGCATGTTTTTAATTCTAAAAGAGATTTTTTTAATTTCAAGGTTCTTTATTTTATAGTCAGAAATATTTTTTTTGATAAAAAGTATGGTTCTATTTCAGGACAGACTTCCTTAAAAGCTAAACTTAACTTTTTTCTCAAATGGGAAACTTTATTAAATCATAATTTTGATGTTGTTCACGTGCATCATTTGCATGTTGTACCAGATGTTGTACTTGAATATTTGAGAAACAAGCATGTTAAGTTAGTGACCTCCTTAAGAGGAAAAGATTTAATTAGTGATACGGTGAAAGATGTTAATCGTCTAAACTTTTTACAAAAAATTGAATTCTTTGATATAGTACATGTTATTAGTGATTATATGTATGAACTTGCTATTAAAAAAGGTATAGATAAAAGTAAGTTGAAACGTATTTATCGAGGTTATGATTTTGAGTTATTGCTTCACAAAAATCTTGCTACTAAAAAAAAGTCTCGAGATAAACATCACATAAAAGCAATATCAGTTGGGCGCTTAGTTTGGGCAAAAGGACACTTTTACACGTTAGATAGTATATATAGGTTGAAAAAAAAGGGCGTTTTTGTAAGCTTGGATATTTATGGAGAAGGTAGGGAACGGGAATTTTTAGAATATAGAATACATCAATTAGGTCTCGATGATCTTGTTTTATTAAAAGGACATATTGACCCTATTGTGTTAAAGGAGGAATATAAAGATTATGATATTGCTATTCAGGCTTCAATTTACGAGGCGTTATCTAATGGTTTATTGGATTTGACATTTCATAACATACCATCGGTGATTTCAAGAGTAGGAGGTATGACTGAGATTATTGAAGATGGTGTTAATGGTGTTACTTTTAATATCAAAGAGCCATTTGGGTTAGATAACGCTATTATAAAAGCTTTAGATTTAGATTTCGAAACTTTGAAGGCATATAACGAAAAACTGAGAGAGAAGTTTTTAATTGAGAATGAATTGCTATCACTCAACCTATTGTATACAGAACTTTGA
- a CDS encoding glycosyltransferase family 2 protein — translation MRLESLVSVIIPTFNRAHLISETLNSLLAQTYTNWECIVVDDGSIDDTETLIRNYISSDSRFQYHKRSDEYLPGGSGARNYGFKLSKGDFIQWFDSDDLMHENNLEIKMKTILDYKADFVISQTRYFNKVEKKPYTYNYKEDDVNFLSYATTHINWFTPDMFLKRYVVENITFNEELKSGQEFNFSCKLLLVTENLKKIDKVLTFRRYSNNSIGSKRRDSKNHFLYTRFQAYWLNYLELSKLVKNEKFERFSLLMCMSCYLRSGSQIQQPNGFRQNIFKVFGYKGVYFYLADLSKLLFGNYYFFYKKLK, via the coding sequence ATGCGATTAGAATCTCTCGTTTCTGTTATAATTCCAACCTTCAATAGGGCACATCTCATCAGTGAGACACTAAACTCTTTGTTAGCACAAACCTACACAAATTGGGAATGTATAGTTGTTGATGACGGAAGTATAGATGACACAGAAACACTTATTAGAAATTATATTTCTAGTGATTCTAGATTTCAATATCATAAGCGGTCAGATGAGTATTTGCCAGGTGGCAGTGGTGCAAGAAATTATGGCTTTAAACTAAGTAAAGGTGATTTTATACAATGGTTTGACAGTGATGACCTTATGCATGAAAATAATCTTGAAATTAAGATGAAGACCATTTTAGATTACAAAGCAGATTTTGTAATCAGTCAAACCAGATATTTCAATAAGGTAGAGAAAAAACCTTATACTTATAATTATAAAGAAGATGATGTCAATTTTTTATCTTATGCAACCACTCACATAAATTGGTTTACTCCAGATATGTTTTTGAAAAGATACGTTGTTGAAAATATTACATTTAATGAAGAACTAAAATCAGGGCAAGAATTTAATTTTTCTTGCAAATTGCTCTTGGTTACTGAGAATTTGAAAAAGATAGACAAGGTATTGACCTTTAGAAGGTATTCTAATAATTCAATTGGAAGTAAGCGTAGAGATAGTAAAAATCATTTTTTATATACTCGATTTCAAGCATATTGGTTAAACTATCTTGAGCTATCCAAATTAGTGAAAAATGAAAAATTTGAAAGATTTTCTCTTTTAATGTGTATGTCGTGTTATTTGCGAAGTGGTTCTCAAATACAACAACCAAATGGATTCAGACAAAATATATTTAAAGTTTTTGGTTATAAAGGGGTTTATTTTTATTTAGCTGACCTTAGTAAATTGTTATTTGGTAACTATTATTTTTTTTATAAAAAATTAAAGTAA
- a CDS encoding class I SAM-dependent methyltransferase — MLKKLKNRVDVYFERKIKKLFNKQQKVNQIQFNHAQLNQLFVDTSFYFPFTTWSMSPSTIIHVLNDIVLNDRKNIIEFGSGASTFYIAKLLKTNSIQASFFSVESNFEWANKINKQLDTLGLAKYVTVIYAPIQSIERSLALGEQEVWYDTTVLNEHLKMMNEVDLVLIDGPFGGLTPNARFSPIPYIKDRLAKSYSIFLDDVDREDEKHITQEWIDMLNCSVKKIERYVVLSSNTKFFSKPLQL, encoded by the coding sequence ATGCTAAAAAAACTAAAGAATAGAGTTGATGTTTATTTTGAGCGTAAAATAAAAAAGCTTTTTAATAAGCAGCAAAAAGTTAATCAAATACAATTTAATCACGCTCAACTAAATCAATTATTTGTAGATACTTCATTTTACTTTCCATTTACAACATGGTCCATGTCTCCTAGTACTATTATTCATGTACTGAATGACATAGTTTTAAATGATAGAAAGAATATAATTGAATTTGGATCTGGAGCTTCTACATTTTACATTGCTAAATTATTAAAAACCAACAGTATTCAAGCCTCATTTTTTTCGGTTGAATCTAATTTCGAATGGGCAAATAAAATCAATAAGCAACTTGATACATTAGGATTAGCAAAATATGTCACAGTTATTTATGCTCCAATACAATCCATAGAAAGGTCATTAGCCCTAGGTGAACAAGAAGTTTGGTATGATACTACAGTATTAAATGAACACTTGAAAATGATGAATGAGGTTGATTTGGTTTTAATAGATGGGCCCTTTGGAGGATTGACTCCAAACGCTAGGTTTTCACCTATACCCTATATTAAAGATAGATTAGCCAAGTCATATTCTATATTTTTAGATGATGTAGACAGAGAGGATGAGAAGCATATTACACAAGAATGGATTGATATGTTAAATTGTTCGGTCAAGAAGATAGAACGATATGTTGTTTTATCTTCCAATACGAAATTTTTTTCAAAACCACTTCAATTGTAG
- a CDS encoding ABC transporter ATP-binding protein: protein MSNIILKAENISKQYRLGLVGTGTISHDLNRWWAGIRGKEDPYLRVGSVNDRSTKADSQYVWALKDINFEVQRGEVLGIIGKNGAGKSTLLKILSRVTIPTTGEIKTRGRIASLLEVGTGFHPELTGRENIYLNGAILGMSKAEIKSKEEEIIAFSGCERYVDTPTKRYSSGMRVRLAFAVAAFLEPDILVIDEVLAVGDAEFQKKAIGKMQDISSGDGRTVLFVSHNMAAVKSLCTRAIVLEHGTSVFEGDTDAAISYYLNTSEGDIKIADIKNRKGDGAVRVKDAFVYSSERGKAAQTGQPFNLEFLLENKALINSDAIRFDLRIDDYIGQRIVWMSNSVLERKISTGSVNKIIFNLDKLNLNKGKYYVTIHVLVNNILADWIQNAFSFEVFEGDFYGQGKLVAPNQSKVLIDYDVFYEYI, encoded by the coding sequence ATGTCTAATATTATTCTCAAAGCTGAAAATATAAGCAAACAATACCGTCTTGGTTTAGTAGGTACAGGTACTATTAGTCATGATTTGAATCGATGGTGGGCAGGCATTCGAGGTAAAGAAGATCCTTATCTTAGAGTAGGCTCAGTAAACGATAGAAGTACTAAAGCAGATAGTCAATATGTTTGGGCATTAAAGGATATCAATTTTGAAGTGCAACGAGGAGAAGTTCTTGGTATTATAGGTAAAAATGGTGCTGGTAAAAGTACATTGTTGAAAATATTAAGTCGTGTTACCATACCAACTACTGGTGAGATTAAGACCAGAGGGCGTATCGCCTCTTTATTAGAGGTGGGTACAGGATTTCATCCAGAATTGACAGGACGTGAGAATATTTATCTCAATGGTGCTATTTTGGGAATGTCTAAGGCGGAGATTAAGTCTAAAGAAGAAGAAATTATTGCGTTTTCCGGTTGCGAACGGTATGTAGATACGCCGACAAAACGTTATTCATCAGGTATGCGAGTGCGACTTGCGTTTGCTGTAGCAGCTTTTTTAGAGCCTGATATTTTGGTCATAGATGAGGTACTTGCAGTAGGTGATGCCGAGTTTCAGAAAAAGGCAATAGGGAAGATGCAGGACATTAGTAGTGGAGATGGGAGGACCGTTTTGTTTGTGAGTCATAATATGGCAGCTGTAAAGAGTTTGTGCACTCGTGCTATTGTTTTAGAACATGGAACTTCTGTTTTTGAGGGAGATACCGATGCTGCAATTAGTTATTACCTCAACACATCTGAGGGTGATATTAAAATTGCCGATATAAAAAATAGAAAAGGAGATGGTGCTGTAAGGGTAAAAGACGCATTTGTCTACAGTAGTGAGAGAGGCAAAGCTGCACAAACAGGGCAACCCTTTAATTTAGAGTTTTTATTGGAAAATAAGGCTTTAATAAATTCTGATGCCATTCGATTTGATTTGAGGATAGATGATTATATAGGACAGCGAATCGTGTGGATGAGTAATTCAGTGCTTGAACGGAAAATCAGTACTGGGTCAGTTAATAAAATAATTTTTAATTTAGATAAATTGAATTTAAATAAGGGAAAATATTACGTGACCATACATGTTTTAGTCAATAATATTTTGGCAGATTGGATTCAAAATGCATTTTCCTTTGAGGTCTTTGAAGGTGATTTTTATGGACAAGGGAAACTAGTTGCACCCAATCAAAGTAAAGTGTTAATTGATTATGATGTGTTTTATGAATATATTTAA
- a CDS encoding ABC transporter permease: protein MLNSTDDDWLYTISSKKKLIDFNFKEIWRYRDLLILFVKRDIITVYKQTILGPLWYLIQPLFTALTFTIIFNKVANIETGTVPPFLFNLAGISIWNYFNACLTATSDTFKSNAAIFGKVYFPRLIVPLSIIVSNLMKFGIQLVIFIAFYMYYYYQGAGIHISTNVILFPFLVLLMGLLGLGLGMIISSMVTKYRDLKFLVGFGVQLLMYVSAVMYPLALMREKLPKIAWLVEYNPLAYIIETARYMLLGTGTLSLYGILYTIAVTLIILFLGIIIFNRTEKTFIDTV, encoded by the coding sequence ATTTTGAATAGTACTGACGATGATTGGTTATATACCATTTCGTCCAAAAAAAAATTAATCGACTTTAATTTTAAGGAAATTTGGAGATATCGAGATTTGCTTATTTTGTTTGTTAAGCGAGATATAATTACAGTCTATAAGCAAACCATTTTGGGACCTCTTTGGTATTTAATCCAGCCCTTATTTACAGCGCTTACGTTCACCATTATTTTTAATAAGGTAGCCAATATAGAAACGGGTACTGTTCCTCCCTTTTTGTTCAATCTTGCTGGTATCTCCATTTGGAATTATTTTAATGCATGCTTAACTGCAACTAGTGATACCTTTAAGTCCAATGCAGCTATTTTTGGGAAAGTCTATTTCCCTAGACTTATTGTCCCATTATCAATTATTGTCTCCAATTTGATGAAATTCGGTATTCAATTAGTCATATTTATCGCCTTTTATATGTATTACTATTATCAAGGTGCAGGAATTCATATAAGTACAAATGTGATATTATTTCCCTTTTTAGTACTATTAATGGGGCTATTAGGGTTGGGGTTAGGAATGATTATTTCTAGTATGGTCACAAAGTATCGAGATCTAAAATTTCTAGTTGGTTTTGGAGTCCAGCTTCTTATGTATGTCTCTGCAGTCATGTATCCCTTAGCCTTAATGCGCGAGAAGTTACCCAAAATTGCCTGGTTGGTTGAGTATAATCCATTAGCATACATCATAGAAACCGCGCGATACATGCTTTTAGGAACAGGAACTTTAAGTTTGTATGGAATTTTGTACACTATTGCTGTAACCTTAATAATTTTATTTTTAGGGATCATTATTTTTAATAGAACTGAAAAAACATTTATTGATACTGTATAA